GTCCATCAAACCGGCAGCAGCTCATTTATCTTCTTCTTCAGAACCGGACCTACCGCGGAGAAGCTACGCATAAGGGCAACGCCTATCCCGGCGAGCATGCCGCGATCGTTGACAAACCACTCTGGGATGCCGTGCAGGCCGTGCTCGCCGAGAACCGCGTGCAGCGCGCAGCAAGTACCAATACCAAGGCGCCAAGCCTCCTGACCGGCCTGCTCTTCGACGAGGCCGGCGAGCGTCTGACGCCGACATGGTCGATCAAGAAGGGCACGCGATATCGTTACGTGTCCACATCTCTCGTGAAAGGTGGCAGCAAAGCTCATTCGACGCACCGTCGCATCCCCGCCGGAAATCTCGAAAGCGTTGTCATCGAGAGGCTTTAAAGGCTGTTTTCCAACCAGGCCGAACTGCTTGACGTCATCGAGAGCGCAAACATCGGCGGTGGCGGACAAAGACAGATGATTCAGCGCGGGCGCCAAGTGAGATCGCGGATGAGTTTGCTCACATGCCGGAGCAAAATCGATCAATCGTTAAGGCGTTGGTCCGCCGTGTGGAGATCGGACCCGACAGCGTTAAGGTCGATCTTTCGCAAGATCGCCTGGCTGCAGTGCTCCGTTCCGAGCATGTGGAGTTACCGCGCAATAAGGTGGTCGACCCATCCGACCGTGTTCTGACATTGACGGCACCTGTCCAACTGACCCGCCTTGGTCGTGAAATGAAACTTCTGGTCGGCGACTCAAGCGACAACAGAGCGCCTGATTTGAGCCTCTTGCGCATCGTCGCGCATGCGCATGATGTTCAGCGACGCCTTTCCCAGAACACAACACTCACCGTGCATGACATCGCTCGCGAAGAGCATGTCACATCTGACTACCTATATATCCTGCTACGTCTGCGCTGGCTCGCACCCGACATCACCACAGCGATCATTAACGGCCGACAGCCCCCTCAGCTCAATGCCAAGCGATTGATGCGGCTGACTGCGCAGCTACCGACCGACTGGTCCGAACAAAAAGCCTTGCTCGGCTTTCGCTAATACTGGTTAATGTCCGCAAGTATCACTAAGCCGACACGGCGACCGCATGTCCCGCCGCAACCAGCAGCCTTGCTCGGCTTTCGTTGACGATCATTCGCTGCTGATAACAGCGTGACGCCACCATGCGGGGCCGACCTGCTTCAGACCCTTGAGTGTATTTCTGTCGTAAAGGCAGCCTATCCCGATTTACGTGTGCCGCTGCGTGCGGCGGTCGACGAGTGACCGCCGCACGAATCTCAAATGCAATACAATTCAATGCGTTCGGCTTATGAACGCACGCTCGACCGTCTTCTGCGCAACTTTGCGTCCGATTTCCCGTCCTGCCTCGACGTCGAAGCGGTAGTGGATGCCAGCCCAAACACGCGCTTCAGCAGCTTCATTACCAAGCGCCATTAGACGGTCGCGGTCGCTTTGGAAAACGCTGGCAAGAAATGTTGCAGCCGCAGTCGAATAACAGCCGTGGGCCGCTGGATAGCTGGGGTGGTTAGGCGGCGCGAACAGAGGCTTAAGTTCCCCATCGAGCTGCGGCGGCCGGATATACCAGAATGTGTACTTGGCATCCCAGCAGGCGGTGCCGGCGTCTGCAAGTGCTATGTTGAGAGCCGCCAATGTCCGAGCCGTGGTCTGCCCGGACATGCCGGCTTCGAGAAGCTTAGCGCGGGCAACCTCGTTCCAATGCGTATGCGCGCGTGCGCCGCCGTGAACCTCCCAATAAGTCGCTCGGTGGTTCGTTTTGGGAGAACGTGCGAATGTCTTCAGTTCGTTAAGCGCCTCTTTCATCTGGTCAGAATCCACGGCGGGAGGTCTGGATGGACGCACCTCACCACCATGCGTCAGCACCCACGTCTGCCAAGTTCCCGCAAGTGGCGCTATGGGATTGGATCCCTTCCATTTATCTTGCCCCTCCGGCACTACGCCGCTC
The genomic region above belongs to Pseudorhodoplanes sinuspersici and contains:
- a CDS encoding recombinase family protein yields the protein MYLLLQNRTYRGEATHKGNAYPGEHAAIVDKPLWDAVQAVLAENRVQRAASTNTKAPSLLTGLLFDEAGERLTPTWSIKKGTRYRYVSTSLVKGGSKAHSTHRRIPAGNLESVVIERL
- a CDS encoding phosphatase PAP2 family protein — its product is MKSYSEIANPISSASLRNEFIELKAIVAKRSPEDIERFRWWTTGGPAYRWNEIILDEIQASFVTLPLAARHLALYHAALDDALAVASSYRMDKKRSDTELDAALKFAGKSSLATLSPSGHAAVSAAAAEVLGYLFPERAALFARKAEEATQARLLAGVEYPQEVAAGRKIGLEVAKLAIARGKADRSGTKWSGVVPEGQDKWKGSNPIAPLAGTWQTWVLTHGGEVRPSRPPAVDSDQMKEALNELKTFARSPKTNHRATYWEVHGGARAHTHWNEVARAKLLEAGMSGQTTARTLAALNIALADAGTACWDAKYTFWYIRPPQLDGELKPLFAPPNHPSYPAAHGCYSTAAATFLASVFQSDRDRLMALGNEAAEARVWAGIHYRFDVEAGREIGRKVAQKTVERAFISRTH